The Candidatus Hydrogenedentota bacterium genome contains a region encoding:
- a CDS encoding GNAT family N-acetyltransferase codes for MEIETPRLRLRPWQREDKPALLRHADNPNVSRNLCNMFRSPYTEADADEWIQSCLATEGPCRRFAIEIEGEVAGGIGIHPREDVLARTAEIGYWLGEAYWGQGYMTEALRAIVAYAFQTLAYHRLEAGHFGWNMASGRVLEKAGFRLEGCQRERFFKNGEFTDDMIYGLLRGEAMDN; via the coding sequence GTGGAAATAGAGACACCCCGCCTGCGCTTGCGCCCCTGGCAACGGGAAGACAAGCCCGCGCTCTTGCGCCATGCGGACAACCCCAACGTGTCGCGCAACCTGTGCAACATGTTTCGCTCGCCCTACACCGAGGCCGACGCCGATGAGTGGATTCAGAGCTGCCTGGCCACCGAGGGCCCGTGCAGAAGATTCGCCATCGAAATCGAAGGTGAGGTGGCCGGCGGAATCGGAATCCACCCGCGAGAGGACGTCCTCGCGCGGACGGCGGAGATCGGTTACTGGCTGGGCGAAGCGTACTGGGGTCAGGGCTACATGACCGAGGCGCTTCGGGCGATTGTGGCCTATGCGTTTCAGACCCTGGCCTATCACCGGCTGGAAGCGGGTCACTTTGGCTGGAACATGGCCTCCGGGCGCGTGCTGGAGAAGGCGGGCTTTCGCCTGGAAGGATGCCAGCGCGAGCGCTTCTTCAAGAATGGCGAGTTCACGGATGATATGATCTATGGGCTGCTGCGAGGGGAGGCAATGGACAATTGA
- a CDS encoding ABC transporter ATP-binding protein, with translation MTFGSPTFWRFLRYARPYRFYIIGSVATGVVKFTLALLLPFAMGYSVDNIILADIPGDEKMSRLLQMSAILIAVFIGRIPIAYYRSYWAELAGNRTIFDIRNALYAHVQSLGLAYHAGQRTGATTSRLTNDINQAQGILDRGVMSVGVDFIFLVGVVIFLFFENWQLATASLFTLPMYALVFGVLNPRLRVASQRSLDEMSRLSGEINEKLTGHSVVMSFVRERSERLRFMKLHRNYYDEVMVRTRIHVSMFQVGEFFTMVGPLVVTLVGTWLAVKGSIKPGELVAFSGYLAHLYLPTRRLADASAAVQMQLAGMDRVFAILDVQPDIADAPDAKPLQLTEGRITFEDVHFSYLDDQPVIEGISLDVEPGTAVAIVGRSGGGKSTLVKLVPRFYDVKRGAIRIDGQDIREVTLHSLREKIGMVMQDAILFGGSVRENILYGRRGATEEEMLEAARMAHVDEFVEELPKGYDTLIGERGVTLSGGQKQRLSIARAFLRDPEILILDEATSSLDSHAENVIQEALERLMKGRTTLVIAHRLATVVDCDRVVVIEDGRIVQDGTHDALINEEGPYRALCEEQFGAVQLEDLAG, from the coding sequence ATGACCTTCGGCTCCCCCACATTCTGGCGCTTTCTCCGCTACGCCCGCCCCTACCGCTTCTACATCATCGGTTCGGTGGCGACGGGCGTGGTGAAGTTTACCCTCGCTCTCCTGCTTCCCTTTGCCATGGGCTATTCCGTGGACAACATCATCCTGGCGGATATTCCCGGCGATGAGAAGATGAGCCGGCTGCTCCAGATGTCGGCCATTCTGATAGCGGTCTTCATCGGGCGTATTCCCATTGCCTACTACCGTTCCTACTGGGCGGAGCTGGCGGGCAATCGCACCATCTTCGATATTCGCAACGCGCTCTATGCCCACGTGCAATCGCTGGGACTCGCCTACCACGCCGGACAACGCACCGGGGCCACGACTTCGCGCCTGACCAACGACATTAACCAGGCCCAGGGCATTCTGGATCGGGGCGTCATGTCGGTCGGCGTCGATTTCATTTTTCTCGTCGGCGTGGTGATCTTTCTCTTCTTCGAGAATTGGCAACTGGCCACGGCGAGTCTGTTCACCCTGCCCATGTACGCCCTCGTCTTCGGCGTTCTGAATCCGCGCCTCCGTGTGGCGTCCCAGCGCTCCCTCGACGAAATGTCCCGCCTTTCCGGCGAGATCAACGAAAAACTCACGGGCCACAGCGTGGTCATGTCCTTTGTGCGCGAGCGTTCCGAACGCCTCCGTTTCATGAAGCTGCATCGCAACTACTACGACGAAGTCATGGTGCGTACCCGGATCCACGTCTCCATGTTTCAGGTGGGCGAATTCTTCACCATGGTCGGACCGCTCGTGGTGACGCTCGTGGGCACCTGGCTCGCGGTGAAGGGGTCGATCAAGCCCGGCGAACTCGTGGCCTTCAGCGGCTACCTGGCACACCTCTACCTGCCCACGCGCCGCCTGGCCGACGCCTCCGCCGCCGTGCAGATGCAGCTCGCGGGTATGGACCGCGTCTTTGCCATCCTGGACGTGCAGCCGGACATTGCCGACGCGCCCGATGCGAAACCCCTCCAACTGACGGAAGGCCGCATTACGTTTGAGGACGTGCATTTCTCCTATCTCGACGATCAGCCCGTGATCGAAGGTATTTCCCTCGATGTGGAGCCCGGAACCGCCGTAGCCATCGTGGGCCGCAGCGGCGGCGGCAAGAGTACGCTGGTGAAGCTCGTCCCCCGATTCTACGACGTGAAGCGCGGCGCGATCCGCATCGACGGTCAGGACATCCGCGAGGTCACGCTCCACTCGCTGCGCGAGAAAATCGGCATGGTGATGCAGGACGCCATCCTGTTCGGAGGTTCCGTGCGGGAGAACATTCTCTACGGGCGGCGCGGCGCCACGGAAGAAGAAATGCTCGAAGCGGCCCGCATGGCCCACGTGGACGAGTTTGTGGAGGAACTTCCCAAGGGCTACGACACCCTCATCGGCGAGCGCGGCGTGACGCTTAGCGGCGGCCAGAAGCAACGCCTCAGCATCGCCCGGGCCTTCCTGCGCGACCCCGAGATCCTCATCCTCGACGAGGCCACCTCCAGCCTCGACTCCCACGCGGAAAATGTGATCCAGGAAGCGCTGGAGCGCCTGATGAAAGGCCGCACCACGCTGGTCATTGCCCACCGCCTCGCCACCGTAGTGGATTGTGATCGCGTGGTGGTGATTGAAGATGGCCGCATCGTGCAGGACGGCACCCACGACGCCCTCATCAACGAAGAAGGCCCCTACCGCGCGCTGTGCGAAGAGCAATTCGGCGCGGTGCAGTTGGAAGATTTGGCGGGCTGA
- a CDS encoding addiction module protein: MSDLETLREQVLALPVIDRELIMEDILASFSPAGQEVISSAWAHEIESRRRGYAEGRIPTVSLEESRRRLGI, translated from the coding sequence ATGAGCGATCTAGAGACGCTCCGAGAGCAAGTTCTGGCGTTGCCGGTTATTGACCGCGAGCTGATTATGGAAGATATCCTTGCCAGTTTCAGCCCGGCGGGTCAAGAAGTCATTAGCAGTGCCTGGGCTCACGAAATAGAGAGCCGAAGAAGGGGCTATGCGGAGGGCCGCATCCCCACTGTTTCGTTGGAAGAATCCAGGCGGCGATTGGGGATATGA
- a CDS encoding type II toxin-antitoxin system RelE/ParE family toxin codes for MMDVRLLEPAQQELEEAAGYYEALEDGLGISLATEFHQSLDRIREYPKSYPVISGNVRRCMVHRFKYQIVYDLVDDLIVVLAVVHERQDPKIWQDRI; via the coding sequence ATGATGGATGTGAGGCTGCTTGAGCCCGCGCAGCAGGAACTCGAAGAGGCGGCAGGGTACTACGAAGCGCTGGAGGACGGGCTCGGTATCAGCCTCGCAACAGAATTTCACCAAAGCTTGGATCGTATTCGAGAATATCCCAAATCCTACCCAGTTATCTCTGGGAATGTACGTCGTTGCATGGTTCACCGCTTTAAATATCAAATTGTCTACGATCTTGTGGATGACCTGATCGTAGTTCTGGCGGTAGTACACGAACGGCAAGATCCGAAGATTTGGCAAGATCGTATTTGA